The Alkalinema sp. FACHB-956 genome contains a region encoding:
- a CDS encoding M23 family metallopeptidase: MNTPLRTPDGFKRQRVLAWLISLCLIVITLCGLVAPAFGRTIDDGSLPTRILEIAGSQSGLPATQFLLPDWNRISLSQMPGISRSGSVDGKPYSQMLGYDLSRNWSAGMTPDQYLKLGDISQAFQAEVFSPRAIAQLTNLDLNQIALSAFTLAADQTLSHLAKVVPGLAQTNVRAIAPVAALLAAKAIGINVSDQTLAEVLAQHPQVGQLRLKEIDLSRFSVTSIPNLEAVQLQQFEGWMNSFVKGIPGLGQVPLGSMPNPIAELGSLVMRVDQVYGPAEAQRNNTISGSDVQGFSVPCAETDCAYVELDDLENAGRSARGRLEGKQWISGKYQEVQGGWGVLRSMNGGREPTGRLPFGSAFKVVVMEPDETTDTVDTALFFRFCANALGCTPYFIGPVPFFSYKVNALMFVGDLSDQRAAAASQPTGASREPGSSQTIAGNRNGGNPCNLGGSVQPVSAQSVQGIDLDVLAESIASIESAGSGGYQAVGVHTCADGGSNCGRGLGRYQFMSYNPYAVQLIAAKPGGQGFLNRIGQGYQPTEAELFQFFPPADQDRAFMADLANKIQVTRGQIDPTTGQPFTGDRLLERVAQKHFGGDYSRVDGGGSDALGRLSLRDYGRAALTRYRNGGNGTLTCAPSATLTTANSSGVKSNEAVQGSGTPGQVSGRLTNPAPGFPVTSEFGPRSSPCASCSSNHAGIDIGTPIGTPVRAADGGKVLYAGWLSGYGKTMIVEHANGRMTLYAHLDSMDVNAGTPVRQGQAIARSGQSGLGTGPHLHFEVIEGATPGNWRSGSSINPRQRVQF, encoded by the coding sequence ATGAATACCCCACTGAGAACGCCAGACGGCTTCAAAAGGCAGCGTGTTCTGGCATGGCTCATTTCACTGTGCTTGATTGTCATCACCCTTTGCGGGCTGGTTGCACCTGCGTTTGGTCGCACGATCGACGACGGCAGCCTACCCACGCGAATTCTAGAAATTGCAGGGAGTCAATCGGGATTGCCTGCAACGCAATTTTTGTTGCCCGACTGGAACCGGATCTCTTTGTCGCAGATGCCGGGTATCAGTCGCTCTGGCTCGGTCGATGGCAAGCCCTACAGCCAAATGTTGGGGTATGACCTGAGCCGCAATTGGAGCGCTGGCATGACTCCCGATCAGTATTTGAAGCTGGGGGATATCTCGCAGGCATTTCAGGCAGAGGTCTTTTCACCCAGGGCGATCGCCCAACTCACCAACCTCGATCTCAATCAAATTGCCTTGAGTGCGTTTACGCTGGCAGCCGACCAAACCTTAAGCCATCTGGCAAAGGTGGTGCCGGGGTTGGCGCAGACCAATGTGCGGGCGATCGCTCCTGTCGCGGCTCTTCTCGCTGCCAAAGCCATCGGCATTAATGTCTCTGATCAGACGCTGGCTGAAGTGTTGGCACAGCACCCCCAGGTTGGACAGCTCCGCTTAAAGGAAATTGATCTTTCTCGCTTTTCTGTCACTTCTATTCCTAACCTGGAAGCCGTTCAACTCCAACAATTTGAAGGCTGGATGAACAGCTTTGTGAAAGGTATTCCAGGGTTGGGTCAGGTGCCATTAGGGTCAATGCCCAACCCGATCGCTGAACTAGGTAGCCTAGTCATGCGAGTTGATCAGGTGTATGGCCCAGCAGAGGCACAACGCAATAACACTATTTCTGGCTCCGATGTTCAGGGCTTTTCTGTCCCCTGTGCTGAAACGGATTGCGCCTATGTTGAACTGGATGATTTGGAGAACGCTGGACGTAGTGCGCGTGGCAGGCTGGAAGGCAAGCAATGGATTTCAGGAAAATATCAGGAAGTCCAGGGTGGCTGGGGTGTCTTGCGATCGATGAATGGTGGTCGAGAACCTACAGGGCGCTTGCCCTTTGGTTCTGCTTTCAAAGTTGTGGTGATGGAGCCAGATGAAACCACAGATACCGTAGATACTGCCCTATTCTTCCGTTTCTGCGCCAATGCGCTGGGTTGTACACCCTACTTTATTGGTCCAGTACCGTTTTTCAGCTACAAAGTCAATGCTTTGATGTTTGTGGGCGATTTGAGCGATCAACGAGCTGCTGCGGCATCTCAACCCACTGGAGCCAGCCGAGAACCTGGAAGTAGCCAAACTATTGCTGGCAATCGGAATGGGGGAAATCCCTGTAATTTAGGCGGCAGTGTTCAGCCTGTGTCGGCACAATCCGTGCAAGGGATTGATTTAGATGTATTGGCGGAATCGATCGCCAGCATCGAAAGTGCTGGAAGTGGCGGTTACCAGGCAGTCGGAGTTCATACCTGTGCGGATGGCGGAAGCAATTGTGGGAGGGGGTTAGGTCGCTACCAGTTCATGAGTTACAACCCCTATGCAGTCCAGCTAATTGCTGCAAAGCCAGGGGGGCAGGGATTCTTAAATCGCATTGGACAGGGCTACCAACCCACTGAAGCAGAACTGTTTCAATTCTTTCCACCTGCTGATCAGGATCGCGCCTTTATGGCAGACCTCGCCAATAAAATACAGGTGACACGAGGACAGATTGATCCAACGACAGGGCAACCCTTTACGGGCGATCGCCTCTTAGAACGAGTTGCCCAAAAACACTTCGGTGGCGATTACAGCCGCGTGGATGGGGGAGGCTCTGATGCGCTGGGTCGTCTGAGTCTACGAGATTACGGTCGCGCTGCTCTAACTCGCTATCGCAATGGTGGCAATGGCACACTCACCTGTGCTCCCAGCGCCACCCTGACAACCGCTAATTCCTCTGGAGTCAAAAGCAATGAGGCAGTCCAGGGCAGTGGAACACCAGGACAAGTCAGTGGTAGGCTGACCAACCCTGCTCCAGGCTTCCCTGTCACCAGTGAGTTTGGTCCTCGCTCTAGCCCTTGCGCTAGTTGTAGCTCCAATCACGCTGGCATTGATATCGGAACACCGATCGGGACACCAGTTCGTGCGGCTGATGGTGGCAAGGTTCTTTACGCAGGTTGGCTTTCGGGCTATGGCAAAACCATGATTGTGGAACATGCCAATGGCAGGATGACGCTCTATGCTCACCTGGATTCAATGGACGTGAACGCGGGTACTCCAGTGAGGCAGGGGCAGGCGATCGCCCGTAGTGGGCAAAGTGGATTGGGCACAGGACCCCACTTGCACTTTGAAGTGATTGAAGGCGCTACCCCTGGTAACTGGCGCAGCGGCTCTTCCATCAATCCCAGACAGCGGGTTCAATTCTAA
- a CDS encoding DUF5895 domain-containing protein, which yields MVKPTNSRNSSTSTARTGAKTVTPKSPKSTAATNSRSARTDRAELEDFEVDTDLLSDVYNQVRRPQLPYGIVVNDKPAGILIPIDQLEKAGWLAMPDEDDLTTVTFTEDVTGLLITEARLLVLAFVPEYIRYKSDVEDLGGTVVGLYDEYRNSLDKKSMDVCSEHALLFLDEDNQPLHTIPIVVRFKNVALWSFKSAREEFYRALEKTFADYFNVPFSGKNDRWRSLGVLEVEFKAVKEGEGKNKHDCCKTVAYTKPTIETLPLLYLGTPAAKSLIWQQHDAIAGFTEPQSLPALPGEVEAVEVEVLPPHKNGTASKASNAKPSTKPPRKIKQIEEDEDFLDDLENSDAELDDEDFDFEDDDLDDDEE from the coding sequence ATGGTTAAACCAACGAATTCTAGAAATAGCTCTACCAGCACTGCCAGAACGGGTGCTAAGACGGTTACTCCCAAATCACCAAAATCAACTGCGGCAACCAACTCTCGTTCGGCTAGAACCGACAGGGCGGAGCTAGAAGACTTTGAGGTTGACACAGATCTACTCAGCGATGTCTACAATCAGGTGCGCCGACCGCAGTTGCCTTATGGCATTGTGGTTAATGACAAGCCAGCCGGGATTCTGATTCCGATCGATCAGTTGGAGAAGGCTGGTTGGCTTGCGATGCCGGATGAAGATGACCTCACGACCGTTACTTTCACTGAAGATGTGACGGGTCTTTTGATTACGGAAGCCCGATTGCTCGTGCTGGCATTTGTGCCTGAATACATTCGCTACAAGTCGGATGTGGAAGATTTGGGCGGTACGGTGGTTGGACTCTATGACGAATACCGCAACAGCCTAGACAAGAAATCGATGGATGTCTGTTCAGAACATGCGCTGTTGTTTCTGGATGAGGATAATCAACCACTGCATACGATACCGATCGTGGTGCGGTTCAAAAATGTCGCGCTCTGGAGCTTTAAATCAGCCCGTGAGGAGTTCTACCGTGCCCTGGAAAAAACATTCGCTGACTACTTCAATGTGCCTTTCAGCGGCAAGAACGATCGATGGCGGAGTTTGGGCGTGTTGGAAGTGGAATTCAAAGCCGTCAAGGAAGGGGAGGGCAAGAACAAACACGACTGCTGTAAGACGGTGGCGTATACCAAACCGACGATCGAAACCTTACCTCTCCTCTATTTGGGCACTCCTGCAGCAAAATCGCTGATCTGGCAGCAACATGATGCGATCGCAGGATTCACGGAACCTCAATCTTTGCCTGCCTTGCCAGGTGAGGTAGAAGCGGTTGAAGTCGAGGTATTGCCGCCTCACAAGAATGGTACGGCTAGCAAAGCCTCAAATGCTAAACCTTCTACAAAACCTCCAAGGAAAATCAAGCAGATCGAAGAGGATGAAGATTTCCTGGATGATCTGGAGAACTCAGATGCAGAGTTAGATGATGAGGACTTTGATTTTGAAGATGATGACTTGGATGATGACGAGGAGTAG
- a CDS encoding type IV secretion system DNA-binding domain-containing protein: protein MPLPLSTNWNSLSGSKSNTSTALMQVPSYPQLLAAIDFGKMFQQYNNPQGWMMLGGLLVVLLLLRISGSGKGKITTGKLCGTAEKLSATSLSLKQIRERKHNKVTLWSGTPRYWAKGAWRGVMTTIQTTLGASPTVWFPSSERGTLVIGAPGSGKTYSTIDRMLESAMQQGFPILLYDKKGDQMRLHVPLAARYGYQVRVFAPGESFSGVINPLDYMRDARDGVMAGEIGKVINRNAREGDGGRSDEFFTKAGDLLAKALLQLVKGSRYPDMAMLYAVLRLPNLVHRIDYAVQSKQLDEWVATSFVQFLSAKDAEKTISGILTTAAGTFSSFIQADLLRAFIGKSTIPTRLEGREIVVFKLDDERRSVVGPLLAAAIHLMIVGNLSTPRKDPLIISLDELPSIKLDRLPQWINEYRSNGACFILGIQSLDQLYDIYGDKMGAAIASACSTHVLFNPGNHKTAEDYSKRYGEKEVLIKNRTTGRSLGGQMSRSISWSENLQKMPVISADEILKFPQGKCVITSPGYSSGGQASIPYPLIIPVSKTDEKRAKESETLWEAQVRAGLESQVILPNVDALTQALYARIEEAERMLPLPDEGETPASPSKSGAEADALDHFPKRTFTAPGLQE, encoded by the coding sequence ATGCCTCTCCCCTTGTCAACCAATTGGAACTCCCTTTCTGGCAGTAAAAGCAATACATCTACTGCTTTGATGCAAGTGCCGTCCTATCCTCAATTATTGGCAGCGATCGATTTTGGCAAAATGTTCCAGCAGTACAACAATCCCCAGGGCTGGATGATGCTGGGTGGATTACTGGTTGTATTGTTGCTGCTCCGCATCAGTGGATCGGGTAAGGGCAAGATTACAACAGGCAAGCTGTGTGGCACTGCCGAGAAACTATCTGCAACCAGCCTGTCACTAAAACAGATTCGGGAGCGCAAACACAATAAGGTAACGCTTTGGTCTGGCACACCTCGTTACTGGGCGAAAGGAGCATGGCGCGGGGTGATGACAACCATCCAAACCACATTGGGAGCATCCCCAACAGTTTGGTTCCCCAGCTCAGAACGGGGCACACTGGTCATCGGTGCTCCTGGTTCTGGAAAGACGTACTCTACAATTGATCGCATGTTAGAAAGTGCAATGCAGCAGGGGTTCCCGATTCTGCTCTACGACAAGAAAGGCGATCAAATGCGCCTTCACGTCCCCCTCGCCGCTCGTTATGGTTATCAGGTCAGAGTCTTTGCACCGGGAGAGTCTTTTAGCGGTGTGATTAATCCCCTGGACTATATGAGAGATGCTAGAGATGGGGTGATGGCGGGGGAAATTGGTAAAGTGATTAACCGCAATGCCAGAGAGGGTGATGGTGGACGGAGCGATGAGTTTTTCACTAAAGCAGGCGATCTACTGGCAAAAGCATTGCTACAACTAGTCAAGGGTTCTCGTTACCCGGATATGGCAATGCTCTACGCTGTGTTGCGCCTGCCTAACTTGGTGCATCGAATCGATTATGCGGTGCAATCCAAACAGTTAGATGAATGGGTCGCTACCTCTTTTGTGCAGTTCCTCAGCGCAAAGGACGCTGAAAAAACAATTTCTGGCATTCTGACAACCGCCGCAGGCACCTTCTCATCGTTCATTCAAGCAGACCTGCTCCGAGCCTTTATTGGCAAATCAACGATTCCAACTCGTTTGGAAGGACGAGAGATCGTAGTATTTAAACTAGATGATGAGCGTCGCAGTGTGGTAGGTCCGCTGCTGGCTGCTGCGATTCACTTAATGATTGTGGGCAATCTCAGCACACCCCGCAAAGACCCGCTGATTATCTCTCTAGACGAGCTGCCCTCGATCAAACTCGATCGCCTACCACAATGGATTAACGAATACCGCTCTAATGGAGCCTGCTTTATCCTGGGTATTCAAAGTTTAGATCAACTCTATGACATTTATGGAGACAAGATGGGTGCGGCGATCGCCTCTGCCTGTAGCACCCATGTCCTGTTCAATCCCGGCAATCATAAAACGGCTGAGGATTACTCAAAACGTTACGGTGAAAAAGAAGTGCTAATCAAAAATCGAACGACAGGGCGATCTCTCGGTGGACAAATGAGCCGTTCGATTAGCTGGAGTGAGAATCTGCAAAAAATGCCGGTGATCAGCGCCGATGAAATTCTCAAATTTCCTCAAGGCAAATGCGTGATCACCAGTCCTGGCTATAGTTCAGGCGGACAGGCATCAATTCCTTATCCGTTGATTATTCCTGTCTCTAAAACAGATGAGAAACGCGCAAAGGAGAGTGAGACATTATGGGAAGCGCAAGTGCGAGCAGGCTTGGAGAGTCAAGTGATTCTGCCAAACGTAGACGCACTAACTCAAGCCTTGTATGCGCGAATTGAAGAAGCAGAGCGAATGTTACCACTTCCCGATGAAGGAGAAACACCAGCTTCGCCATCAAAAAGTGGTGCTGAAGCTGATGCACTCGATCATTTCCCTAAACGGACTTTTACAGCACCTGGTTTGCAGGAATAG